One window of Thermocoleostomius sinensis A174 genomic DNA carries:
- a CDS encoding 1-acyl-sn-glycerol-3-phosphate acyltransferase produces MRRDDRGTAMISSDTSQPLSPLPEPPPNQIGKTFAQTGYRFSWFDWFCLWYPPGWLILFNRHWQHYHADPDGWRGFEYLLFLIPGGFYLALLIRWLRLGCRAPRSQPPTINPAYQQSFRQEILTPIVQRYFRAELHLSAPLPDTGPLIVVMNHAGMCFPWDMISLGVLLSQSQGWFVQPLAHDIFFDHPWLRWWLPSGWSQVLGGIRATKNEFDAAFQSPSNQSVILVAPEGWRGLAKGWQQRYQLQRFDPSFIQLSNRHHVPILPIACVGNEGLHPWTMNVKRLARWVGLPMFPLSGFLGLFLLFPSMGLWANRTRLRYYVLPLYKPWKTIDRATGNQSTRASTYRQAQDVRSIIQAALP; encoded by the coding sequence ATGCGACGTGACGATCGAGGGACTGCCATGATTTCTTCAGACACTTCGCAGCCACTATCGCCCTTACCCGAACCACCCCCGAATCAAATAGGGAAAACATTCGCGCAAACGGGCTACCGCTTTAGCTGGTTTGACTGGTTTTGTCTTTGGTATCCTCCTGGGTGGCTGATTTTATTCAATCGCCACTGGCAGCACTATCATGCTGATCCCGATGGCTGGAGGGGGTTTGAATACTTATTATTTCTAATTCCGGGCGGATTCTATCTAGCGTTATTGATTCGCTGGTTGCGATTGGGTTGCCGGGCGCCGCGTTCCCAGCCTCCGACTATCAATCCCGCTTATCAGCAATCCTTTCGTCAGGAAATTCTGACACCGATCGTCCAGCGCTATTTTCGAGCAGAATTGCATTTGAGTGCCCCCCTACCCGACACCGGGCCATTGATTGTGGTCATGAACCACGCTGGCATGTGTTTCCCATGGGACATGATTAGCTTAGGCGTGCTGTTGAGCCAGTCCCAAGGCTGGTTTGTGCAACCCCTAGCTCACGACATTTTTTTCGATCATCCCTGGCTACGTTGGTGGTTGCCAAGTGGCTGGTCACAGGTATTGGGCGGTATCCGAGCGACCAAAAACGAGTTTGATGCGGCTTTTCAATCGCCCTCTAATCAATCGGTTATCTTGGTGGCCCCAGAAGGTTGGCGCGGGTTGGCCAAAGGCTGGCAACAGCGCTACCAATTGCAGCGGTTTGACCCCAGTTTCATTCAGTTGAGCAATCGTCATCACGTGCCAATTCTGCCAATTGCTTGCGTTGGCAATGAAGGGTTACATCCGTGGACGATGAATGTCAAACGGTTAGCGCGGTGGGTGGGCTTACCCATGTTTCCGCTCTCTGGATTCCTAGGGTTGTTTTTGCTGTTTCCATCGATGGGACTTTGGGCGAATCGCACCCGTCTACGGTACTATGTCCTACCGCTCTATAAACCCTGGAAAACCATCGATCGAGCCACAGGCAACCAATCAACTCGCGCAAGTACCTATCGTCAAGCCCAAGACGTGCGATCGATCATTCAAGCGGCATTGCCATAA
- a CDS encoding inositol monophosphatase family protein has product MSHTPTPRLILETLLPHLKVAAAYAHQIQTQIATRPEKEGYDNFFATALSDADLSIQTFVEVLLLGYFPNIRFYGEEHEQTYNTKYFRSIELGPPDDYLVTLDPIDGTRFYLDGHTNYQIILSVLNRDEFEAVLAISPGQNIYYYGLRGQGTFQGTLADTLEACHPLKLAPSGETIVLGWGMETLAEPLRPKYRVIDVANSYSREQEIPGFSSILQGEVVGSVNRAGQFIDSAALAFLAQEAGCIVTTLDGNPPPPLYTCHHYRRGGLVTAVSESVHQDILRAIQMTQLTSQK; this is encoded by the coding sequence ATGTCGCACACACCTACACCTCGTTTAATTCTGGAAACGTTGCTTCCTCACCTAAAAGTTGCAGCGGCATATGCCCATCAGATTCAAACTCAAATTGCCACTCGTCCCGAAAAGGAGGGATATGATAACTTCTTTGCTACGGCTCTAAGCGATGCAGATTTGTCAATTCAAACGTTTGTTGAAGTGTTGTTATTAGGGTATTTCCCTAATATTCGGTTCTATGGCGAAGAACATGAACAAACCTACAACACCAAGTATTTTCGATCGATCGAGCTTGGTCCACCGGATGATTACTTAGTGACCCTTGATCCGATCGATGGTACCCGCTTTTACCTAGATGGACATACTAACTATCAAATTATTCTGAGTGTATTAAATCGAGATGAGTTTGAAGCTGTATTAGCGATTTCGCCGGGTCAGAACATTTACTATTACGGTTTGCGAGGGCAAGGAACATTTCAAGGCACGTTGGCAGATACGTTGGAGGCGTGTCATCCGCTCAAGCTGGCGCCGAGCGGGGAAACGATCGTCTTGGGGTGGGGAATGGAAACCTTGGCCGAACCGTTGCGCCCTAAATATCGGGTGATTGATGTAGCCAATTCCTATTCCAGAGAGCAGGAAATTCCCGGTTTCAGCAGTATTTTGCAAGGGGAAGTGGTTGGCTCTGTCAATCGGGCTGGTCAGTTTATTGACAGTGCCGCCTTAGCCTTTTTGGCCCAGGAAGCTGGTTGTATCGTTACAACCTTAGACGGCAATCCGCCGCCGCCGCTATACACCTGCCACCACTATCGTCGGGGGGGGTTAGTAACGGCCGTGTCCGAGTCGGTGCATCAGGACATTTTACGAGCGATTCAAATGACTCAGCTAACTTCCCAAAAGTAA
- a CDS encoding glycoside hydrolase family 31 protein, with product MPQYFGQLPTTAQAWTTPDPIASVQTHSQGVDCRSGPTCLTVTILAANLIRVRFTPTGEFLPRRSWNVTRNDAEWPAVSVEVTEDADSIELKTEQLTVQIQRATCQITCLDPTGMPFAQDADPAIGWSDSGIAAWKHIAADEHFYGFGERTGLLDKLAERKTNWTVDALDYNSQTDEMYQAIPFFMALRPGLGYGMFLNSTHWSQFDMGASEPGVWQMHTHAHELDYYIIYGPNPAQILATYAHLTGHMPLPPKWALGYHQCRWSYESSAIVRELANEFRQRRIPCDVIHLDIDYMQGYRVFTWHRQRFADPKALIGDLKVNGFKVVTIVDPGVKYEQEADYAIFDEGLEQDCFVRRATGELFHGYVWPDKAVFPDFMRADVRQWWANQHHVLTDVGVAGIWNDMNEPALDDRPFGDGGNKIPFPMDAPQGAADERTTHTEVHNLYGLMMARSSHEALEQLRPKQRSFVLTRSGFAGVQRWSSVWMGDNHSLWDHLETSLPMLCNMGLSGVPFVGCDIGGFAGNATAELFARWMQVGMLYPLMRGHSAMTTARHEPWVFGDRTERICREYIELRYRLLPYLYSLFWEAATTGAPILRPLLYHYPNDRHTYALHDQVMLGPFLMAAPIYRPGQECRAVYLPEGTWYDWWTNDRYDGPTHILAHAPLERMPLYAKAGAIIPMQPVMQHVNELPLTELTLKIYPGNEQWTLYEDDGETFDYKNGVWQTTTYRTIQETDRVILEVLDRQGNWHSEQTIQAALAGNTNLVLEVRSI from the coding sequence CAACTTAATTCGAGTCCGCTTTACCCCAACGGGTGAGTTTCTGCCGCGTCGATCGTGGAATGTGACCAGGAATGATGCCGAGTGGCCTGCTGTTTCGGTTGAGGTTACAGAGGATGCAGATTCGATCGAACTGAAGACAGAACAACTAACAGTACAAATTCAGCGAGCGACTTGTCAAATTACCTGCCTTGACCCAACGGGAATGCCCTTTGCTCAAGATGCTGATCCGGCGATCGGTTGGTCGGACAGCGGGATAGCGGCTTGGAAGCACATTGCGGCAGATGAGCATTTTTATGGGTTTGGCGAACGAACTGGCTTGTTGGATAAATTGGCAGAACGCAAAACCAACTGGACCGTAGATGCGCTGGATTACAACTCGCAAACTGACGAGATGTACCAGGCGATTCCATTTTTTATGGCGCTGCGTCCAGGCTTGGGGTATGGGATGTTTCTCAACTCCACCCACTGGAGTCAGTTCGACATGGGGGCTAGCGAGCCAGGTGTTTGGCAAATGCACACTCATGCCCACGAACTGGACTACTACATTATTTATGGGCCAAACCCTGCGCAAATTTTAGCCACTTATGCCCACTTAACCGGACATATGCCTTTACCACCTAAGTGGGCCCTAGGCTATCATCAGTGCCGTTGGAGCTATGAATCATCAGCGATCGTTCGAGAATTAGCGAACGAGTTTCGTCAACGCCGCATTCCCTGTGATGTGATTCATCTCGATATTGATTACATGCAGGGATACCGAGTATTTACCTGGCATCGACAGCGATTTGCCGATCCCAAAGCATTAATTGGTGATCTAAAAGTAAATGGATTTAAGGTTGTTACGATTGTTGATCCGGGTGTGAAGTATGAACAAGAAGCGGATTATGCAATCTTTGACGAAGGATTAGAACAGGATTGTTTTGTGCGGCGGGCCACAGGCGAACTGTTTCATGGTTATGTCTGGCCCGACAAAGCAGTGTTTCCCGATTTTATGCGTGCTGATGTGCGGCAATGGTGGGCTAATCAGCACCACGTCCTTACCGATGTGGGGGTAGCAGGCATTTGGAATGACATGAATGAACCTGCGCTTGACGATCGACCATTTGGCGATGGTGGCAACAAAATCCCCTTTCCAATGGACGCCCCCCAAGGAGCAGCCGACGAACGCACAACGCACACAGAAGTGCACAATCTCTATGGCTTGATGATGGCCCGATCGTCTCACGAAGCCTTAGAGCAGCTACGTCCAAAGCAGCGATCGTTTGTGTTGACGCGATCGGGCTTCGCAGGCGTACAGCGTTGGTCATCAGTGTGGATGGGTGACAATCACTCCCTATGGGATCATCTGGAAACGTCACTGCCGATGCTCTGTAATATGGGGCTATCCGGTGTCCCTTTCGTCGGATGTGATATTGGCGGGTTTGCAGGCAATGCCACAGCAGAACTGTTTGCCCGTTGGATGCAAGTAGGAATGCTGTATCCCTTGATGCGCGGTCATTCAGCCATGACCACAGCCCGCCATGAACCGTGGGTGTTTGGCGATCGAACCGAGCGCATTTGTCGCGAATACATTGAGTTGCGCTATCGATTGTTACCCTACCTCTATTCGCTGTTTTGGGAAGCGGCAACCACAGGTGCGCCCATTCTGAGACCGTTGTTGTACCATTATCCCAACGATCGCCACACCTATGCCCTGCATGATCAGGTGATGTTGGGTCCCTTTCTGATGGCGGCTCCTATTTACCGCCCAGGTCAGGAATGTCGAGCCGTATATTTACCAGAAGGAACCTGGTATGACTGGTGGACGAACGATCGTTATGATGGCCCAACGCACATTCTGGCCCATGCCCCCCTGGAACGAATGCCACTCTATGCCAAGGCGGGAGCCATCATTCCTATGCAGCCTGTGATGCAGCATGTAAATGAGCTTCCACTGACAGAGTTAACCTTAAAGATCTATCCTGGCAACGAGCAATGGACACTTTATGAAGATGATGGCGAAACGTTTGATTACAAAAATGGAGTTTGGCAAACGACGACGTATCGTACCATTCAAGAGACCGATCGGGTGATTTTGGAAGTACTCGATCGTCAAGGGAATTGGCACAGCGAGCAAACTATTCAGGCAGCATTAGCGGGTAACACGAATCTAGTGTTGGAGGTGCGTTCTATCTAA